In Aspergillus fumigatus Af293 chromosome 4, whole genome shotgun sequence, one genomic interval encodes:
- a CDS encoding epoxide hydrolase family protein, whose amino-acid sequence MSAFSKLPSGASIALKPFRVSIPEEELDEFQALLKLSKIAPPTFENSRPSGQYGITSDWLTTLRKQWQKDFDWRACEAKANLFPQFTVDIEDIKLKFAALYSKKPDAVPITLIHGWPGSYTEFLPMLQLFSEEFTPITLPYHLIVPSLPGCAFSWGPPLDRDFTSEDSARILDKLMQALGLVGAILHRVAILVPGCLGSWSLTMLVAKVRPDSALMCLVTDHV is encoded by the exons ATGTCGGCTTTTAGCAAGCTCCCCTCTGGGGCATCCATCGCTCTCAAGCCTTTTCGGGTCTCCATCCCggaagaggagctggatgagttCCAGGCCCTGTTGAAGCTCTCCAAGATTGCCCCACCAACATTTGAAAACTCTCGGCCAAGCGGCCAATATGGCATTACCTCGGACTGGCTGACCACTCTTCGGAAACAGTGGCAGAAGGATTTCGACTG GAGAGCCTGCGAAGCAAAAGCGAATCTCTTTCCGCAGTTCACCGTAGATATCGAAGATATCAAACTCAAATTTGCGGCGCTATACTCTAAGAAGCCGGATGCCGTGCCCATTACTCTCATTCATGGATGGCCTGGCAGCTACACGGAGTTCCTGCCGATGCTCCAGCTATTCAGTGAGGAATTTACCCCTATCACTCTGCCATACCACCTCATCGTTCCTTCTCTACCCGGCTGTGCCTTCTCCTGGGGCCCGCCTTTAGACCGGGACTTCACCAGCGAGGACTCCGCCCGTATTCTGGATAAGTTAATGCAGGCCTTGGGTTTGGTGGGGGCTATATTGCACAGGGTGGCGATATTGGTGCCAGGGTGTCTCGGCAGTTGGTCGTTGACTATGCTAGTTGCAAAGGTACGTCCTGACAGTGCATTAATGTGTCTAGTCACTGACCATGTTTAG
- a CDS encoding putative epoxide hydrolase — protein MEPPEGAADTTLTDQEKRGRRADERLPHFRQNLCIRARNQTQHHWARSVQQPNCLACLVPTLTYYKDHTMSHNDHRCGKNFLDWVNDSLPLDTILEFVSLYWFTKSFPRAIYPYREAPHDADAMHDRLYIQKPLGFSYFPNEIIPAPKAWVSTTGNLVFWRQHDKGGHFAALERPHDLKAALSAFVEQVWPEVASK, from the exons ATGGAACCCCCGGAAGGAGCGGCAGATACAACGCTTACAGATCAGGAAAAAAGGGGGCGTAGAGCGGATGAACGACTTCCTCACTTTCGGCAGAACCTATGCATACGAGCACGCAACCAGACCCAGCACCATTGGGCACGTTCTGTCCAGCAGCCCAATTGCCTTGCTTGCCTGGTACCAACCCTGACGTACTACAAAGATCATACAATGTCTCACAACGACCACAGGTGTGGGAAAAATTTTCTAGATTGGGTCAATGATTCCCTTCCATTGGATACGATCCTCGAGTTTGTCTCTCTGTACTGGTTTACCAAATCGTTTCCTCGGGCCATTTATCCCTACCGCGAG GCTCCACATGATGCAGATGCAATGCATGATAGGTTGTATATTCAGAAGCCCCTCGGGTTCTCATATTTCCCAAACGAGATCATTCCGGCTCCCAAGGCCTGGGTGAGCACTACGGGGAACCTAGTCTTCTGGAGGCAACATGACAAG GGTGGGCATTTCGCCGCACTTGAAAGACCCCACGACCTGAAAGCAGCCCTTTCTGCCTTTGTTGAGCAGGTCTGGCCGGAAGTTGCATCCAAGTAG